A stretch of Nitrospirota bacterium DNA encodes these proteins:
- the gltA gene encoding NADPH-dependent glutamate synthase has protein sequence MTGAGGEKKKPAKIIPHKTPIPEQDPRKRRTNFDEVSLGYTPEQAMVEAGRCLNCKDPKCVTGCPVSVPIPRFIQAIKAGEFDQALTIIRSENLLPAVCGRVCPQEVQCEQRCTLGKKFEPVAIGRLERFIADWSAEQGRQDAPAAVALSGKKVAVVGSGPSGLACAYDLAKLGHAVTIYEALHEAGGVLVYGIPEFRLPKKIVSREIAVLKKMGVEIVTNVVVGKLMSVDELMEDFDACFIGTGAGLPKFMGIEGEHLAGVYSANEFLTRINLMRAYSTPEYDTPIRRGERVAVVGGGNVAIDAARTALRLGARETVVIYRRSEAEMPARREEVHHAKEEGVILELLTSPVRIVGENGHTIAVECVRMELGAPDASGRRRSLPKKGSEFLVKADTVIMAVGTNTNPLVSRSTRDLAVNDCGFIIADEQTGSTSRTGVYAGGDIVTGSATVISALGAGRKAAQAIHIYLIGKSQ, from the coding sequence ATGACCGGAGCGGGAGGAGAAAAGAAAAAGCCCGCAAAGATCATCCCTCATAAAACACCGATACCCGAACAGGACCCCCGGAAACGACGTACGAACTTTGACGAGGTTTCACTCGGATACACGCCGGAGCAGGCCATGGTCGAGGCAGGGCGGTGTCTCAATTGCAAGGACCCGAAATGCGTCACCGGTTGCCCCGTGAGCGTCCCCATACCCCGGTTCATCCAGGCGATCAAGGCGGGCGAGTTCGACCAGGCGCTTACGATCATCCGGAGTGAAAATCTTCTGCCCGCCGTCTGCGGCCGCGTCTGTCCCCAGGAGGTCCAGTGCGAGCAACGCTGCACCCTGGGGAAAAAATTCGAACCCGTGGCCATCGGCCGTCTGGAACGGTTTATCGCGGATTGGTCGGCGGAGCAGGGGCGGCAGGATGCGCCTGCGGCAGTAGCGCTCTCGGGAAAGAAGGTCGCGGTCGTGGGGAGCGGCCCGTCCGGTCTGGCTTGCGCGTACGATCTCGCAAAGCTCGGCCATGCGGTAACCATCTATGAAGCCCTTCATGAGGCGGGCGGAGTGCTGGTCTATGGGATCCCGGAGTTCCGCCTCCCGAAGAAGATCGTGTCGCGGGAGATCGCGGTCCTGAAAAAAATGGGCGTTGAGATCGTAACGAATGTCGTGGTAGGAAAACTTATGAGCGTGGACGAACTCATGGAGGACTTCGATGCCTGCTTTATCGGCACGGGTGCGGGGTTGCCGAAGTTCATGGGCATTGAGGGCGAGCATCTCGCCGGCGTATATTCGGCCAACGAGTTCCTGACACGGATCAACCTGATGCGGGCCTATTCGACGCCGGAATACGACACACCGATCAGGAGGGGAGAGCGCGTGGCTGTGGTGGGTGGAGGAAATGTGGCCATTGATGCCGCCCGGACCGCTCTGCGTCTGGGGGCCCGGGAAACGGTCGTTATCTACCGCCGCTCGGAAGCGGAGATGCCTGCGCGGCGTGAAGAGGTCCATCATGCGAAGGAAGAGGGGGTCATTCTCGAACTGCTGACGAGTCCGGTCAGGATCGTCGGCGAGAACGGCCATACCATTGCCGTTGAATGCGTACGCATGGAGCTGGGAGCGCCCGATGCATCGGGCCGCCGCCGTTCGCTCCCGAAGAAGGGGTCGGAGTTCCTGGTCAAGGCTGATACGGTGATCATGGCAGTGGGGACGAACACCAATCCGCTCGTGTCGCGGAGCACCCGGGACCTGGCGGTCAACGATTGCGGATTCATCATCGCCGACGAGCAAACGGGCAGTACCAGCCGCACGGGGGTGTACGCCGGCGGCGATATCGTTACCGGATCCGCCACCGTTATCTCTGCGCTCGGAGCCGGCAGAAAAGCGGCCCAGGCGATCCATATCTATTTGATCGGGAAATCGCAATAA
- a CDS encoding sulfide/dihydroorotate dehydrogenase-like FAD/NAD-binding protein: MAKIIEKKLIRTPDVYYYKIAAPLISRKAQPGQFVIIRLHDRGERIPLSLADIDPAEGTISLIVMAVGKTTTELSHCREGDEILDLCGPLGMPTHIEKVGNVVLVGGGFGVAPLYPIARAFKSAGNAVTVIMGARNKDLLIYEQEMRQVCDKVLVTTDDGSKGLKGVVTMALKQELETGGIGLVMAVGPAIMMKFVCETTKPFNVRTTVSLNPIMIDGTGMCGGCRVFVGGETKFACTDGPEFDGHLVDWDLLMNRQKAYASEERESFEAWKLRHERMLGKERQPVCE; encoded by the coding sequence ATGGCCAAGATCATTGAGAAAAAGCTCATTCGTACTCCCGATGTGTATTATTACAAAATTGCCGCGCCCCTGATCTCCCGGAAAGCGCAGCCTGGCCAGTTCGTTATCATTCGCCTCCACGATAGAGGCGAGCGCATTCCCTTGTCCCTTGCCGATATCGATCCGGCTGAAGGGACCATCAGCCTGATCGTGATGGCAGTCGGCAAGACCACGACCGAGCTGTCACATTGCCGGGAAGGTGATGAGATCCTCGACCTGTGCGGACCCCTGGGCATGCCGACCCATATTGAAAAGGTGGGGAACGTGGTCCTGGTGGGCGGCGGGTTCGGTGTCGCGCCACTGTACCCGATCGCGAGGGCTTTTAAATCCGCGGGAAATGCGGTGACGGTCATTATGGGGGCGAGGAACAAGGACCTGCTGATCTATGAACAGGAGATGCGGCAGGTATGCGACAAGGTGCTGGTCACCACGGATGACGGAAGCAAAGGATTGAAAGGTGTCGTGACCATGGCCTTGAAGCAGGAACTCGAAACGGGCGGCATCGGCCTGGTCATGGCAGTGGGACCGGCCATCATGATGAAGTTTGTGTGCGAGACCACGAAACCATTCAACGTCAGGACGACCGTCAGCCTGAATCCCATCATGATCGACGGTACGGGAATGTGCGGCGGCTGCCGCGTGTTCGTGGGCGGCGAGACGAAGTTCGCCTGCACCGACGGCCCTGAGTTCGATGGTCACCTGGTGGACTGGGACCTGCTCATGAACCGCCAGAAAGCATATGCCAGCGAAGAGCGCGAGTCCTTTGAAGCGTGGAAGCTGCGACACGAACGGATGCTGGGCAAAGAGAGGCAGCCTGTCTGTGAGTAA
- a CDS encoding heavy-metal-associated domain-containing protein encodes MSEISLHVQSKLCEECSLALRRFVGNIDGVESVDVENGRIVISFDASMIPGDRVRTIARDSVEKLGYKLIDEQEEQNA; translated from the coding sequence ATGAGCGAGATATCATTGCATGTGCAGAGCAAACTTTGCGAAGAGTGTTCGCTTGCGCTCCGCAGGTTCGTCGGAAACATTGATGGAGTGGAGTCCGTTGATGTGGAGAACGGCCGGATCGTGATCAGCTTCGATGCATCGATGATACCCGGGGACCGGGTGAGAACCATCGCGCGGGACAGCGTGGAGAAGCTCGGCTATAAGCTGATCGATGAACAAGAAGAACAAAACGCCTGA
- a CDS encoding universal stress protein: MTKKVCPTPGFEKLLVATDGSEFSNAAVREAIKIAGTCSSRLFVLLVFEISAEVELWDALSTEKLEAQLRKYLDGIIKNAAKQGVQCEAIMHLGNEPYKDIVSEAKKRKVNTIIMGSHGRTGLTRLMMGSVVSRVIGHAHCKVLVVPATVKK; the protein is encoded by the coding sequence ATGACCAAGAAGGTTTGTCCAACGCCAGGTTTTGAGAAGTTGCTGGTTGCAACCGATGGTTCGGAGTTCAGCAATGCAGCGGTGCGGGAGGCGATCAAGATCGCCGGTACCTGTTCGAGCCGCTTGTTTGTTTTGCTCGTGTTCGAAATAAGCGCAGAAGTCGAGCTCTGGGATGCGCTGTCAACGGAAAAGCTTGAAGCGCAGCTGAGAAAATACCTCGATGGAATAATAAAGAATGCCGCCAAACAGGGCGTTCAATGCGAGGCCATCATGCACCTGGGCAATGAGCCTTACAAGGATATTGTCTCCGAGGCAAAAAAGCGGAAGGTAAACACGATCATCATGGGAAGCCACGGCCGGACCGGGCTCACCCGGCTCATGATGGGCAGCGTTGTTTCGAGGGTCATCGGTCATGCGCACTGCAAGGTGCTGGTGGTCCCGGCAACCGTGAAGAAATAG
- a CDS encoding PhoH family protein — translation MKKIFVLDTNVLLHDPRAIFSFQDNDVVIPIVVIEELDKFKKDVNEIGRNARQVSRILDEHRLKGKLSLGVKLESGGNLRVELNHTSPERLPSELIATKADNRILATALNLKHDDLPVILVTKDTNLRIKADALGLIAEDFESDTITLDELYSGESELLVAPGMIDDFYARGEMEPADPKPLPNQFALLKNSANESQTALARYNKQKNVFVPITTAKHGVWGITAKNKQQQFALDLLLNDDIRLVTLVGKAGTGKTLLALAAGLEKTIEARTFQRLVVSRPVFPLGKDIGFLPGDVEEKLRPWMQPIRDNLDFLVGSSGGPGRVKGKKDLQSLFDLGMIEVEPLTYIRGRSMPNQYLIVDEAQNLTPHEIKTIITRAGEGTKVVLTGDPYQIDNPYIDSSSNGLTFVVDRFKEESIAGHITLVKGERSDLAELAATLL, via the coding sequence ATGAAAAAAATATTCGTGCTGGATACCAACGTGCTGCTCCACGATCCGCGGGCGATCTTTTCGTTCCAGGACAACGATGTGGTGATCCCGATCGTGGTGATCGAGGAGCTGGACAAGTTCAAGAAGGACGTCAACGAGATCGGCAGGAACGCTCGCCAGGTCTCGCGGATCCTCGATGAGCATCGGCTCAAGGGAAAGCTCTCTCTGGGGGTGAAGCTTGAGAGCGGAGGAAACCTGCGCGTGGAGCTCAACCACACGTCTCCGGAACGCCTGCCGAGCGAACTGATCGCGACCAAGGCGGACAACCGGATTCTTGCCACGGCACTCAACCTGAAGCACGATGACTTGCCGGTGATCCTCGTGACCAAGGACACGAACCTGCGCATCAAGGCGGACGCGCTCGGGCTTATTGCCGAAGATTTTGAGTCGGACACCATCACGCTCGATGAGCTCTATTCCGGAGAGTCTGAACTGCTGGTCGCGCCCGGGATGATCGACGATTTCTATGCCCGGGGAGAAATGGAGCCCGCGGACCCGAAGCCATTGCCGAACCAGTTCGCGCTTCTCAAGAACAGCGCCAACGAGTCGCAGACGGCGCTGGCCCGGTATAACAAACAGAAAAACGTCTTTGTGCCGATCACGACCGCGAAGCACGGCGTTTGGGGGATCACGGCCAAGAACAAACAGCAGCAGTTTGCCCTGGATCTGCTCTTGAATGATGATATCCGGCTTGTCACGCTCGTGGGAAAGGCCGGAACGGGCAAGACACTGCTGGCGCTCGCCGCGGGACTGGAGAAGACCATCGAGGCGCGGACGTTCCAGCGGCTTGTGGTCTCACGACCCGTATTCCCGCTCGGCAAGGACATCGGGTTCCTGCCCGGCGACGTCGAGGAGAAACTCAGGCCCTGGATGCAGCCGATCCGCGACAACCTCGACTTCCTCGTGGGCTCCTCGGGAGGCCCCGGACGGGTCAAGGGCAAGAAGGACCTCCAGAGCCTCTTCGATCTCGGAATGATCGAGGTGGAGCCGCTCACCTACATCCGCGGCCGCAGCATGCCGAACCAGTACCTGATCGTGGATGAGGCCCAGAACCTGACACCACACGAGATCAAGACCATTATTACCCGTGCGGGCGAAGGGACCAAGGTCGTGCTGACCGGCGACCCGTACCAGATCGACAATCCTTACATTGACTCATCGAGCAACGGACTTACCTTCGTGGTTGACCGGTTCAAGGAAGAGTCAATAGCCGGACACATTACGCTTGTTAAGGGAGAGCGCTCCGACCTCGCGGAACTTGCGGCTACGCTGCTGTAA
- a CDS encoding L-threonylcarbamoyladenylate synthase, with the protein MQTPIVKIDPAYPEQAFTRCRDVIRAGGVIVYPTDTLYGLGADPKNPAAVKKLFTIKRRQADQPILLLIRDANEVRDWAAAITPGAGELMRKFWPGPLTLVFKARSEVPAELTGGTGTIGLRVPGNALTRQLLASLGTALTGTSANISSRQSPRTAREAAEAIGGMADLVLDGGRTEGGNPSTVVDVSDDEPRMIREGAIPSREILG; encoded by the coding sequence ATGCAGACGCCGATAGTCAAAATCGATCCTGCTTATCCCGAACAGGCGTTTACCCGCTGCAGGGACGTGATCCGCGCGGGCGGCGTAATTGTGTACCCGACAGACACCTTGTACGGCCTCGGCGCGGATCCGAAGAATCCCGCGGCGGTCAAAAAATTGTTCACCATCAAACGCAGGCAGGCTGACCAGCCGATCCTGCTGCTGATCAGGGATGCAAACGAGGTGCGGGACTGGGCAGCGGCGATCACTCCCGGGGCCGGGGAGCTCATGAGAAAATTCTGGCCCGGTCCGCTCACCCTGGTGTTCAAGGCAAGGTCGGAGGTGCCGGCGGAACTGACCGGCGGCACCGGGACGATCGGGCTCAGGGTTCCTGGAAATGCGCTGACGCGGCAGTTGCTCGCGTCGCTCGGCACCGCGCTCACCGGTACAAGCGCGAATATCTCCAGCAGGCAGAGTCCTCGCACCGCTCGGGAGGCCGCTGAGGCGATCGGCGGGATGGCTGATCTGGTCCTCGATGGAGGCAGGACCGAAGGCGGCAACCCTTCGACGGTCGTGGATGTGAGCGATGATGAACCGAGAATGATCAGGGAAGGGGCGATCCCCTCGCGGGAGATTTTGGGTTAG
- a CDS encoding ARMT1-like domain-containing protein, with the protein MSLSGMKTELECLPCFYAQITRALGHAGVNGDRGRSIGRLAEKVIESASLDEVPARTTTRIHRILRNETGVDPYAQVKETYNRSALDRLPALRRMAAGAADRLEGGVRIAIAGNVIDFGIYDSVDLDRSLEESFRLPLSKTDLRNFSRAVVRARSILYLCDNAGEIVFDRVLIEILRDMGKDVIAVVKGSPVINDATLDDARAAGLPECATMIDNGNDGIGTLLEACSAQFMDAYRSADLIISKGQANYETLVQEKDNRTFFLFKVKCPVVAAFLKRGNGDIILTGGGS; encoded by the coding sequence ATGTCTCTTTCCGGGATGAAGACCGAACTCGAGTGTCTGCCCTGTTTTTACGCGCAGATAACCCGCGCGCTGGGCCACGCGGGTGTGAACGGAGACCGCGGCCGTTCCATCGGTCGCCTGGCGGAAAAGGTCATCGAAAGCGCTTCCCTCGACGAGGTCCCGGCCAGGACCACTACGCGGATCCACCGGATACTGCGCAACGAGACGGGTGTCGATCCGTATGCGCAGGTCAAGGAAACGTATAACCGGAGCGCGCTCGACCGGCTTCCCGCTCTCAGACGCATGGCTGCCGGAGCAGCCGATCGTCTTGAAGGCGGAGTTCGCATCGCGATCGCCGGCAACGTGATCGATTTCGGCATTTACGACAGCGTTGATCTGGACCGCTCGCTCGAAGAGTCCTTTCGACTGCCCTTGTCTAAAACCGATCTTCGCAATTTTTCCCGCGCGGTAGTGCGCGCGCGCAGCATCCTCTACCTTTGCGATAATGCCGGAGAGATCGTGTTCGACCGGGTGCTGATCGAGATCCTGCGCGACATGGGCAAGGACGTGATCGCCGTGGTCAAAGGCTCCCCGGTGATCAACGATGCCACGCTCGACGACGCGCGTGCCGCTGGTCTCCCTGAATGCGCGACAATGATCGACAACGGCAATGACGGCATCGGCACCCTGCTGGAAGCGTGTTCCGCGCAATTCATGGATGCGTACCGATCTGCCGATCTGATCATCAGCAAGGGCCAGGCCAATTATGAAACACTGGTGCAAGAAAAGGATAACCGCACCTTTTTCCTCTTTAAGGTCAAGTGCCCGGTCGTGGCCGCCTTCCTGAAGCGCGGGAACGGGGATATCATTCTGACGGGAGGGGGATCATAG
- the purE gene encoding 5-(carboxyamino)imidazole ribonucleotide mutase, translated as MAKPVVGILMGSDSDLPVMQEAGVMLQEFGIEYEMTIASAHRTPKKVLEYSQSAEKRGLKVIIAGAGWAAHLAGVVASQTTLPVIGVPIDSSTLKGLDALLATVQMPGGVPVATMSIGKAGAKNAGVFAAQIIAVSDVKVANRLKVFKVEMEREVEEKAKRLVAIGPTAAPAKIPASVKESLPVKASAPAKAAAPAKLTAQTVKAEPVVASAPAKKKPRRRRWKKKPGKAGTTQGPAA; from the coding sequence ATGGCCAAACCAGTCGTGGGGATATTGATGGGGAGCGATTCCGATCTGCCGGTGATGCAGGAGGCAGGGGTGATGCTCCAGGAGTTCGGGATCGAGTACGAGATGACGATCGCGTCAGCGCATCGAACGCCGAAGAAGGTGCTGGAATACAGCCAGAGCGCGGAGAAGCGCGGTCTCAAGGTGATCATCGCCGGAGCGGGCTGGGCAGCACACCTCGCCGGGGTGGTGGCATCGCAGACCACGCTGCCGGTGATCGGAGTGCCGATCGATTCGTCCACGCTCAAGGGGCTCGACGCGCTTCTCGCCACCGTGCAGATGCCGGGCGGCGTGCCGGTGGCGACCATGTCGATCGGCAAGGCGGGCGCCAAGAACGCCGGCGTGTTCGCGGCGCAGATAATCGCCGTGAGCGACGTGAAGGTGGCGAACCGCCTCAAGGTCTTCAAGGTCGAAATGGAACGCGAGGTGGAGGAAAAGGCCAAGCGGCTCGTCGCCATCGGCCCGACCGCCGCACCCGCCAAGATACCGGCATCGGTCAAGGAATCGTTGCCGGTCAAGGCATCGGCGCCTGCCAAGGCAGCGGCACCCGCCAAATTGACCGCGCAGACCGTGAAAGCGGAGCCCGTTGTTGCGAGCGCTCCTGCCAAGAAGAAGCCAAGGCGCAGGCGGTGGAAGAAAAAACCAGGCAAAGCCGGCACAACCCAGGGACCGGCAGCGTGA
- a CDS encoding Nif3-like dinuclear metal center hexameric protein: MKNAKYKMQPATIKNIAGFLNKTLRVGKIKDASVNGLQVRSRKSGEIRKVGFAVDACISTFEKAKKLGVDLLVVHHGITWRPQKDRDLETQRAAYLKRSNIALYAAHLPLDLHEEYGNNMQLIRILGAQGPKKFGRYHGIKIGYAGTFRKTTRLNSMASVLNKKLHTDCRVFRFGKDRVRSIGIISGGGGSILKEACALSLDCFLVGEIDLAVYNAAKDCGINLLVAGHYATETVGVKALMLVVSEVFGIETVFIEDPKDM, from the coding sequence ATGAAAAATGCAAAATATAAAATGCAACCAGCGACGATCAAGAACATAGCGGGTTTTTTGAACAAGACGCTGCGAGTCGGAAAGATCAAGGACGCTTCCGTGAACGGCTTGCAGGTGAGGTCCCGCAAGAGCGGCGAAATAAGGAAGGTCGGTTTTGCCGTTGATGCCTGCATCTCCACCTTTGAGAAGGCAAAAAAACTCGGCGTCGATCTCCTCGTTGTTCACCATGGCATCACGTGGAGGCCGCAAAAGGACAGGGACCTCGAGACCCAAAGAGCGGCATACCTGAAGAGAAGCAATATCGCGCTCTATGCCGCACATCTGCCGCTCGATCTTCACGAAGAATACGGGAACAATATGCAGTTGATCCGTATCCTGGGAGCACAGGGACCGAAAAAATTCGGCCGATATCACGGCATCAAGATCGGCTATGCGGGGACGTTTCGAAAAACCACGAGACTGAACTCCATGGCATCGGTCTTGAATAAAAAATTACACACGGATTGCCGCGTGTTCAGATTCGGAAAAGACCGCGTCCGTTCGATCGGCATCATCTCCGGCGGCGGGGGAAGCATCCTGAAAGAGGCCTGCGCCTTATCGCTCGACTGTTTTCTTGTCGGAGAGATCGATCTGGCCGTGTACAACGCGGCGAAGGACTGCGGAATAAACCTTCTTGTCGCCGGCCACTACGCAACGGAAACCGTCGGTGTCAAGGCGTTGATGTTGGTCGTCAGCGAGGTGTTCGGCATCGAGACGGTCTTTATAGAAGATCCGAAGGATATGTAA
- the purD gene encoding phosphoribosylamine--glycine ligase, giving the protein MKVLVVGGGGREHALVWKIAQSPKVTKIYAAPGNAGIAGLAECAPIKAEDIPGLLAFAKDKSIDLTVVGPEGPLSMGIVDEFTKAGLRVFGPSRKAAEIEASKRFSKDLMKKYHIPTAEYGVFTDKAAAAAYVREKGAPIVVKADGLAAGKGVFVAETEEEALKALNIIMTDKTFGTAGDRVVIEECLRGEEASFMAFSDGRNVVPMASSQDHKRVFDADKGPNTGGMGAYSPAPVVTRELERKVMDTIMIPTVRAMEKEGRLFKGVLYAGLMIRNNEARVLEFNARFGDPETQPVMARLDTDLVEIIEAILDGRLSSLEIKWKPESAVCIVMASGGYPGKYEKGRVITGLDKASGIEGVMVFHSGTAMKNGKVVTDGGRVLGVTGLGPVVAAAIDNAYRGAREISFEGAHYRRDIGARALETGN; this is encoded by the coding sequence ATGAAAGTACTCGTAGTAGGCGGCGGGGGCAGGGAACACGCGCTTGTCTGGAAGATCGCGCAGAGCCCGAAGGTCACGAAGATCTATGCCGCGCCGGGCAACGCGGGAATCGCGGGGCTCGCTGAATGCGCGCCGATCAAGGCCGAGGACATTCCGGGCCTGCTTGCGTTCGCCAAAGACAAGTCCATCGATCTTACCGTCGTCGGTCCCGAAGGACCTCTCTCGATGGGGATCGTGGACGAGTTTACCAAAGCGGGACTGCGCGTCTTCGGACCGAGCCGGAAGGCCGCGGAGATCGAGGCGAGCAAGCGCTTCTCCAAGGACCTGATGAAGAAGTATCATATTCCCACGGCTGAGTATGGAGTATTCACTGACAAGGCCGCGGCAGCGGCATACGTACGGGAAAAGGGCGCTCCCATCGTGGTCAAAGCGGACGGACTTGCGGCCGGTAAGGGTGTTTTCGTTGCCGAGACCGAGGAAGAGGCGCTCAAGGCCCTCAATATCATCATGACCGATAAGACCTTCGGTACAGCCGGCGATCGCGTGGTCATCGAGGAGTGTCTGAGAGGCGAAGAGGCTTCGTTCATGGCATTTTCCGACGGCAGGAACGTGGTGCCCATGGCATCGTCGCAGGACCATAAGCGCGTGTTCGACGCGGACAAGGGGCCGAACACCGGCGGAATGGGCGCCTATTCTCCCGCGCCGGTCGTGACCAGAGAGCTTGAGCGCAAAGTCATGGACACGATCATGATCCCCACGGTGCGGGCCATGGAAAAAGAGGGCCGTCTGTTCAAGGGAGTACTGTACGCCGGGCTCATGATCCGGAATAATGAAGCCAGGGTGCTCGAGTTCAACGCACGGTTCGGCGATCCCGAGACGCAGCCGGTCATGGCGCGGCTCGATACGGACCTGGTCGAGATCATCGAAGCCATTCTCGATGGGCGATTGTCATCGCTGGAGATCAAGTGGAAACCGGAATCAGCCGTGTGCATCGTCATGGCATCGGGCGGATATCCGGGGAAATACGAGAAGGGCAGGGTAATCACCGGGCTCGACAAAGCGTCGGGAATAGAGGGCGTGATGGTCTTTCATTCGGGCACGGCCATGAAGAACGGCAAAGTCGTGACTGACGGCGGCAGGGTGCTTGGGGTCACGGGACTCGGCCCGGTGGTGGCCGCCGCCATCGACAACGCGTACCGCGGCGCGCGGGAGATCAGCTTTGAGGGAGCGCACTATCGCAGGGACATCGGGGCGCGGGCGCTGGAGACGGGAAATTAA
- the larE gene encoding ATP-dependent sacrificial sulfur transferase LarE: protein MVIDQKWEHLKALLHEMKPAVLAYSGGVDSSLLLRAASEVMGQGLIAVTAVSETYPAGELQSAEHFARSLGVTHRILHTHELASEDFVKNSPDRCYFCKTELFEKLRKIADTEGISFVIDGSNTDDLNDHRPGRRAAGEHSVRSPLVEAGLSKSEVRELARGLELSVWDKPSLACLSSRIPYGTRITPAILKAVQTAEDHLRAHGFRQVRVRHHGDLARIEVDPMDFAKLLSSNAAEQITAALKEIGYTYVCLDLAGYRTGSMNEGMRKRHEGRETRDDGRVTKNLLRPSS from the coding sequence ATGGTGATCGATCAAAAATGGGAACACCTCAAGGCGCTGCTTCACGAGATGAAACCGGCCGTTCTCGCCTATTCCGGCGGCGTGGACAGCTCGCTTCTGCTCCGGGCCGCTTCCGAAGTCATGGGTCAGGGCCTCATCGCGGTTACCGCAGTTTCCGAGACCTATCCCGCCGGTGAACTGCAGTCGGCTGAGCACTTTGCCCGGTCTCTGGGCGTCACCCACCGGATCCTCCACACGCACGAACTTGCCTCGGAAGACTTCGTCAAAAACTCCCCGGACCGCTGCTATTTCTGCAAGACGGAGTTGTTTGAAAAGCTCAGGAAGATTGCCGATACTGAAGGGATCTCTTTTGTCATCGATGGTTCGAACACCGACGACCTGAATGACCATCGTCCGGGCAGAAGGGCCGCGGGGGAACATTCCGTTCGCAGCCCCCTTGTCGAGGCCGGACTTTCGAAGTCAGAGGTCCGGGAACTCGCTCGCGGTCTTGAACTTTCTGTCTGGGACAAACCCTCGCTTGCCTGCCTTTCCTCCCGTATTCCCTATGGGACACGGATCACGCCTGCGATACTCAAGGCTGTTCAGACGGCGGAGGACCATCTGCGCGCTCACGGATTTCGGCAGGTGCGCGTGCGGCACCACGGGGACCTGGCGCGGATCGAGGTTGATCCCATGGATTTTGCGAAGCTGCTTTCGAGCAATGCTGCGGAGCAGATCACGGCGGCGCTGAAGGAGATCGGCTATACCTACGTTTGTCTGGACCTCGCGGGATATCGGACGGGGAGCATGAATGAGGGAATGAGGAAGCGTCACGAAGGACGAGAGACGAGGGACGACGGACGAGTGACGAAAAATCTTTTGCGTCCATCGTCCTAG
- a CDS encoding IclR family transcriptional regulator yields MVIKREKQNYTIQSVSHALDILESFTKTEDELGVTVLSKRLGLHKNNVFRLLATLEHRGYIEQNKSSENYRLGPKVLQIGAIFFEQRECRRHARPIIEGLMAASGETAVVAVLRGNKVIYMDSAESTRTVRAVSRIGAMFSAHCTAVGKVQLAVLPAAEITRLYPEMNLTPLTDKSIKTRDVLLNELKKIAEKGYALENEEADLDVRSIAVPVRDFSSKVIGAVGIVAPSHRLTEERMEKGGLISMVQDAGKAISAKMGFILPAAKK; encoded by the coding sequence ATGGTTATAAAAAGGGAAAAACAAAATTACACGATCCAGTCAGTTTCACACGCGCTCGACATCCTGGAATCATTTACCAAAACCGAGGACGAACTCGGCGTTACCGTGCTGTCGAAGCGGCTTGGGCTTCACAAGAACAACGTGTTCCGGCTGCTTGCCACGCTCGAGCATCGCGGCTACATCGAGCAGAACAAGTCGTCCGAGAACTACCGCCTTGGCCCCAAGGTGCTCCAGATCGGCGCTATCTTCTTCGAGCAGCGCGAGTGCCGCCGCCATGCGCGGCCCATCATCGAGGGCCTTATGGCGGCATCGGGAGAGACGGCGGTTGTCGCGGTCCTGCGCGGGAACAAGGTGATCTATATGGACAGCGCGGAGTCGACCAGGACGGTACGCGCGGTCTCTCGAATCGGCGCCATGTTTTCCGCCCACTGCACCGCGGTTGGCAAGGTGCAGCTTGCGGTTCTCCCGGCGGCTGAGATCACCCGGCTGTATCCGGAAATGAATTTGACACCGCTTACCGACAAGAGCATCAAGACGCGCGATGTTCTCCTGAATGAATTGAAAAAGATCGCTGAAAAAGGATACGCGCTGGAGAACGAGGAGGCCGATCTCGATGTGCGGAGCATTGCAGTGCCGGTCAGGGACTTCTCCAGCAAGGTGATCGGCGCAGTAGGCATTGTCGCGCCTTCGCACCGGCTTACGGAAGAGCGGATGGAAAAGGGCGGTCTTATCTCCATGGTGCAGGATGCCGGCAAAGCCATCTCAGCGAAGATGGGATTCATCCTGCCGGCCGCGAAAAAATAA